From the Garra rufa chromosome 17, GarRuf1.0, whole genome shotgun sequence genome, one window contains:
- the LOC141289360 gene encoding uncharacterized protein, with protein sequence TPNSCLVREVGIVSSTLCPSTAYNLNFSDRSPEKIKEEFLSFIEEDAVDLGGIANFVKHHCNSTISLLKPRSCTLRICGLKETVYEGDEEQLEAWKDYYLPERMEMEVIGAIDDFPCDAFGLQLVLLLGKDGRVFAYEDELLHLVARNLRDLFQCEMVFPGIETFKLGECFEEPTEEEYLEMMESEDVKKMKKLHMDYRETLELELLNTMNEIAQSRNDDKQKQVVSAKFTSSTKERFQENSSICSCKVENREKVWYNQYNNRAFCLSSHGVIV encoded by the exons ACACCAAACAGTTGTCTGGTGAGAGAAGTTGG GATTGTATCCAGTACACTGTGTCCATCCACTGCATACAATCTTAACTTCTCTGACAG ATCCCCAGAAAAAATCAAGGAGGAATTTCTGTCATTCATTGAAGAAG ATGCTGTGGACCTCGGTGGAATAGCAAATTTCGTAAAGCATCATTGCAACTCGACAATTTCTCTGTTGAAACCAAGAAGTTGCACTCTGAGAATTTGTGGGCTAAAAGAAACAGTGTACGAAGGAGATGAAGAACAGCTTGAAGCCTGGAAAGATTATTACCTGCCAGAAAGGATGGAAATGGAGGTAATTGGTGCCATTGATGACTTCCCATGTGATGCATTCGGTCTGCAGTTGGTGCTTTTGTTGGGTAAAGATGGAAGGGTCTTTGCATATGAGGATGAGCTTTTGCACCTCGTAGCAAGGAATTTGCGGGACCTGTTCCAGTGCGAAATGGTTTTCCCTGGAATAGAGACCTTCAAGCTTGGAGAATGTTTTGAAGAGCCG ACTGAGGAAGAATATCTTGAAATGATGGAAAGTGAAGATGtcaaaaaaatgaagaaattacaCATGGACTACAGAGAAACTCTGGAGCTTGAATTGCTGAACACTATGAATGAAATTGCACAGAGCCGTAAC GATGATAAACAAAAACAAGTGGTTTCAGCGAAGTTCACTTCAAGCACAAAAGAAAGATTTCAAGAGAATTCATCAATATGCAGTTGCAAGGTGGAAAACAGAGAAAAGGTTTGGTACAATCAGTATAATAACAGGGCTTTTTGTCTATCAAGCCATGGGGTTATTGTGTAA
- the LOC141290283 gene encoding uncharacterized protein, with protein sequence MAADRKKRQMPLGLLKIREFNKENLKTCGLHLIGHVMEEFKKEQNKLKTYVNEILHSIFFFGVIHKDCLTPVDFLNEQTEIVQQAFPEPFDKYRSHLPKRTPFSILLDIMQLTFGTKENIMRELCSLMEKLKFPYPLDRPANKNQRYYTLESTVICVCSNSQCTSQEYFGASLGCRTENAKSIMIYSSCLNTWHEYVSYAVMSFQHQTEGESLQFHKSMQCQAYIRDWNDNVYKERQPCMNCTRLFSLPEGTEQEHYPYGNCAETECLSKLLLKDQFMQENTEIRNYTTDKMNMFKDRTKKLLQGKLASIPSLSNRNNNDLLWFNP encoded by the exons ATGGCAGCGGATAGGAAAAAAAG ACAAATGCCACTTGGGTTGTTGAAGATCCGTGAGTTTAACAAGGAGAACTTAAAAACCTGTGGGTTGCACCTAATTGGTCATGTAATGGAAGAATTTAAAAAAGAGCAAAACAAACTTAAAACATATGTTAATGAG attctccACAGCATCTTCTTTTTTGGGGTCATTCATAAGGACTGTCTCACTCCCGTAGACTTTTTAAATGAACAGACTGAGATTGTACAACAAGCATTTCCAGAACCATTTGATAAATACAGGAGTCACTTACCAAAACGGACACCATTCTCAATCCTGTTAGACATA ATGCAGCTTACATTTGGCACAAAAGAGAACATCATGAGAGAGCTTTGCAGTCTAATGGAAAAGCTGAAATTTCCTTACCCTCTGGACAGACCAGCAAACAAAAACCAGCGCTACTACACACTGGAATCCACTGTCATTTGCGTTTGCTCCAATAGCCAGTGCACATCACAAGAATATTTTGGTGCTTCTTTGGGTTGTAGGACAGAAAATGCCAAAAGTATTATGATATATTCCTCATGTCTAAATACGTGGCATGAGTATGTGTCATATGCAGTAATGTCATTTCAACATCAAACAGAGGGTGAGAGTTTACAATTTCATAAGTCTATGCAATGCCAGGCATATATAAGGGATTGGAATGACAATGTTTACAAAGAAAGACAGCCATGTATGAACTGTACGCGTCTTTTCAGTCTTCCAGAAGGTACAGAACAAGAACATTATCCTTATGGAAATTGTGCAGAGACAGAGTGCTTGAGCAAACTCCTGTTGAAAGATCAGTTCATGCAAGAAAATACAGAAATCAGGAATTACACAACTGACAAAATGAATATGTTCAAAGACCGTACCAAGAAACTTTTACAAGGGAAGCTTGCTTCCATACCTTCTCTCAGCAATAGAAATAATAATGATCTTCTATGGTTTAACCCATAA